A region of Actinomycetota bacterium DNA encodes the following proteins:
- a CDS encoding DUF47 family protein yields MKEPRGSRLRRFARDLAGRSDIDFVAALGAHIDATLRGCAIARDLVERRVPAEEAHRRIADAEHDGDDARHRLIELLARSLATPIDREDLFRLSRSIDDVLDNLRDFIRELELYEVRPPVSVGTIIVAITEGMWMLRDAVDALASEPGAVTGSALAAKKRGNRVRIGYETAVVEVLTGSVTAEMLRRRELLRRLDVVGLRLGEAADALSDASMKRSH; encoded by the coding sequence GTGAAAGAGCCACGCGGATCCCGGCTCCGGAGGTTCGCCCGCGATCTCGCGGGACGATCCGACATCGACTTCGTCGCCGCTCTTGGGGCGCATATCGACGCGACGCTGCGCGGATGTGCGATCGCACGCGACCTTGTCGAGCGTCGCGTTCCCGCCGAGGAGGCGCATCGCCGGATCGCCGACGCCGAGCACGACGGGGACGACGCGCGTCACCGGCTGATCGAGCTCCTCGCGCGGTCCCTCGCGACACCGATCGACCGTGAGGACCTGTTCCGTCTGTCCCGGTCGATCGACGATGTGCTCGACAACCTGCGGGACTTCATCCGGGAGCTCGAGCTCTACGAGGTCCGGCCCCCCGTGTCGGTGGGCACGATCATCGTCGCGATCACCGAGGGGATGTGGATGCTGCGCGATGCCGTCGACGCACTCGCGTCGGAGCCCGGCGCGGTCACGGGCTCGGCCCTCGCCGCGAAGAAGCGCGGCAACCGCGTGCGGATCGGCTATGAGACGGCCGTCGTCGAGGTCCTCACCGGATCGGTGACCGCCGAGATGCTCCGGCGCCGGGAGCTCCTGCGCCGGCTCGACGTGGTCGGCTTGCGATTGGGAGAGGCTGCGGACGCCCTCTCGGACGCGTCGATGAAACGGAGCCACTGA
- a CDS encoding ABC transporter ATP-binding protein yields MTTTSEPMTDGPRTPEERAASEGTPPALELDHVTKRFGEVVAVDDVSLRVARGEFFSLLGPSGCGKTTTLRMLAGFEEPSDGRLLLDGVEATQIPPFKRPTNLVFQNYALFPHMSVYRNVAFGPRRAKLPKDEIDRRVREALSTVQMDALADRMPSQMSGGQQQRVGLARALVNDPLVLLLDEPLGALDLKLRKEMQIELKRIQREVGISFVYVTHDQEEAMTMSDRIAVMDGGRVEQLGTPREIYFRPTSRFVADFIGTANLLPGTIERIGETTDVRYAGTVLPAASIGAPPDTTPAIGDEVALMLRPESIDVHRERPPAGHVVPTTVEDVIFQGTGLRLELRGPDGVAIVAIVTVVSVEGREWRPGDEAFLTWDEGRAHVVADRR; encoded by the coding sequence ATGACGACGACCTCCGAACCGATGACCGACGGTCCGCGTACGCCCGAGGAACGGGCGGCAAGCGAGGGAACGCCGCCGGCGCTCGAGCTCGATCACGTGACGAAACGCTTCGGCGAGGTCGTCGCGGTCGACGACGTGAGCCTGCGGGTGGCTCGTGGCGAGTTCTTCTCTCTGCTCGGGCCGAGCGGCTGCGGCAAGACGACGACCCTGCGCATGCTCGCAGGGTTCGAGGAGCCGAGCGACGGTCGCCTGCTGCTCGATGGGGTCGAGGCGACGCAGATCCCGCCCTTCAAGCGACCGACGAATCTCGTGTTCCAGAACTACGCGTTGTTCCCGCACATGAGCGTGTACCGCAACGTCGCGTTCGGCCCGCGCCGGGCGAAGCTGCCGAAGGACGAGATCGACCGTCGTGTGCGCGAGGCGCTGAGCACCGTGCAGATGGACGCACTCGCCGATCGGATGCCGAGCCAGATGTCGGGCGGGCAGCAGCAGCGGGTGGGGCTTGCCCGGGCCCTCGTGAACGACCCGCTCGTGCTCCTGCTCGACGAGCCGCTCGGCGCCCTCGACCTCAAGCTCCGCAAGGAGATGCAGATCGAGCTGAAGCGGATCCAGCGGGAGGTCGGCATCTCGTTCGTGTACGTCACGCACGATCAGGAAGAGGCGATGACGATGTCGGATCGGATCGCGGTGATGGACGGCGGACGCGTGGAACAGCTCGGTACACCCCGCGAGATCTACTTCCGCCCGACCTCGAGGTTCGTGGCCGACTTCATCGGGACCGCGAACCTGCTTCCCGGCACGATCGAACGCATCGGCGAGACGACCGACGTGCGCTATGCCGGCACCGTGCTCCCGGCGGCTTCGATCGGTGCTCCGCCGGACACGACTCCCGCGATCGGTGACGAGGTGGCGCTGATGCTCCGGCCCGAGTCGATCGACGTCCATCGCGAACGTCCCCCTGCGGGACACGTCGTGCCCACGACGGTCGAGGACGTGATCTTCCAGGGCACGGGCTTGCGGCTCGAGCTCCGCGGTCCCGACGGCGTGGCGATCGTCGCGATCGTGACGGTCGTGTCGGTCGAGGGGCGGGAGTGGCGGCCGGGCGACGAGGCGTTCCTGACGTGGGACGAGGGGCGCGCTCACGTGGTCGCCGATCGCCGCTGA
- a CDS encoding PAS domain-containing protein, producing MEEAIPATTRRPAPYRQLVEHLSAVLYAEAVDANPDDFYISPAVERVFGVSAEEWTGTPGFWFDHLHPEDEERVRAANREANATGEPFRLEYRFRRADGTFIWVLDEATLVRDEDGRPFWQGIILDISQRKTTEQALLDAERRYREIVERTPAVTYQEVPTDDEWGASVTFVSPQVEAMLGTPPEDWASDPGYWHALVHPDDLDRMLAETEPVLRTGDQWRSEYRMRHRDGHFVWIHDEAVLVHDDEGTAAYWQGFMLDITQQRETAEQLAETEAKYRAIVEQVPAAIYTQVIREEDPTLSETTFISGFNETLVGYTPEEIYADPGMWRELLHPDDRERVLSQDAEANATGDEISWEYRMLHKDGHTVWIRDEARVIRDGEGRPCFWQGFMLDITQQKNAEERLAEALGVERQATQRLRELDEMKNTFLQAVSHDLRTPLAAILGLAVTLERSDLELDPGDAQDLARRITKNARKLDRLVRDLLDLDRLSRGIVAPKRVPVDLGSLVRRVVAESDLITERDLAVETEEVVLDIDAPKIERIVENLLANTARHTPPGTHVWIRVVREDTGAVIAVEDDGTGVDPADRDRIFEAFRQGPEAPTHAPGVGVGLTLVARFADLHGGRAWVEERPGGGASFRVFLPAGDEASEA from the coding sequence ATGGAGGAGGCGATCCCCGCCACGACCCGGCGCCCGGCGCCCTACCGTCAGCTCGTGGAGCACCTGTCCGCCGTGCTCTACGCCGAGGCCGTCGACGCGAACCCGGACGACTTCTACATCAGTCCCGCGGTCGAACGCGTCTTCGGCGTGTCGGCCGAAGAGTGGACGGGCACACCGGGGTTCTGGTTCGACCATCTGCACCCCGAAGACGAAGAGCGGGTGCGCGCGGCCAACCGGGAGGCGAACGCGACCGGCGAGCCGTTCCGCCTCGAGTACCGGTTCCGCCGTGCGGACGGCACGTTCATCTGGGTGCTCGACGAGGCGACCTTGGTCCGGGACGAGGACGGCCGCCCCTTCTGGCAGGGCATCATCCTCGACATCTCCCAACGCAAGACCACCGAACAGGCACTGCTCGACGCCGAGCGCCGCTACCGGGAGATCGTCGAGCGCACGCCCGCGGTGACCTACCAGGAAGTCCCGACCGACGACGAGTGGGGAGCCAGCGTCACCTTCGTGAGTCCGCAGGTCGAGGCGATGCTCGGGACACCGCCCGAGGACTGGGCCTCCGATCCCGGCTATTGGCATGCGCTGGTTCACCCGGACGATCTCGACCGTATGCTCGCCGAGACCGAGCCGGTGCTCCGGACCGGCGACCAGTGGCGCTCGGAGTATCGGATGCGCCATCGCGACGGTCACTTCGTGTGGATCCACGACGAAGCGGTCCTGGTACACGACGACGAGGGCACGGCCGCTTACTGGCAGGGGTTCATGCTCGACATCACCCAGCAGCGGGAGACCGCCGAGCAGCTCGCGGAGACCGAGGCGAAGTACCGGGCGATCGTCGAACAGGTCCCGGCCGCGATCTACACACAGGTGATCCGGGAGGAAGATCCCACGCTGTCCGAGACCACCTTCATCAGCGGCTTCAACGAAACGCTCGTGGGGTACACGCCGGAGGAGATCTATGCCGACCCGGGCATGTGGCGCGAACTGCTGCATCCGGACGATCGTGAACGGGTCCTCTCCCAGGACGCGGAGGCGAACGCCACCGGCGACGAGATCTCCTGGGAGTACCGCATGCTCCATAAGGACGGGCACACGGTCTGGATCCGCGACGAAGCGCGGGTGATCCGGGACGGTGAGGGCCGGCCGTGCTTCTGGCAGGGTTTCATGCTCGACATCACCCAGCAGAAGAACGCGGAGGAACGACTCGCCGAAGCACTCGGCGTCGAGCGTCAGGCCACGCAGCGCCTCCGCGAGCTCGACGAGATGAAGAACACGTTCCTGCAGGCAGTCTCCCACGATCTGCGGACCCCGCTGGCCGCGATCCTCGGGCTCGCCGTCACCCTGGAACGCAGCGACCTGGAGCTCGACCCCGGGGATGCGCAGGACCTCGCGCGACGGATCACGAAGAACGCGCGGAAACTCGATCGGTTGGTTCGCGATCTGCTCGACCTCGACCGCCTGTCCCGCGGCATCGTGGCGCCCAAGCGCGTGCCCGTCGATCTCGGATCGCTCGTACGGCGCGTCGTGGCCGAGTCCGACCTGATCACCGAACGGGATCTCGCGGTCGAAACCGAGGAAGTCGTCCTCGACATCGACGCGCCGAAGATCGAGCGCATCGTTGAGAACCTCCTCGCGAACACCGCCCGCCACACGCCGCCCGGAACCCACGTGTGGATCCGGGTGGTTCGCGAGGATACGGGCGCCGTGATCGCCGTCGAGGACGACGGAACGGGGGTCGACCCGGCCGACAGGGACCGGATCTTCGAGGCGTTCCGTCAGGGTCCGGAGGCACCCACCCATGCCCCCGGCGTCGGCGTCGGACTCACGCTCGTGGCTCGGTTCGCCGATCTGCACGGCGGCCGTGCCTGGGTCGAGGAGCGGCCGGGCGGTGGGGCGTCGTTCCGCGTGTTCCTTCCCGCGGGGGACGAGGCGAGCGAGGCGTGA
- a CDS encoding LLM class flavin-dependent oxidoreductase, producing MPPTVADTSTARVAAAIRDPLPWEEFVRVAGTLEETGYTGMFLPEIAGREAFSTLAAAAEHTDRLQLGTGVVTTTSRRALTTAMAAATVQEISGGRFILGLGTGPSGPGALDRLRDTVATLRGLFAGDRVDSADGPARLRAPPADPPPVWLAALGPKAAHLAGEIADGVLLNWCTPERVAAARQEVRRGAESAGRDPAQVVVAVYIRACVGLEDDAAIAVLRTATAEYAAIPAYRRQFERAGFANEAAVAGAAHRDRRPRDVPESLVRAVTVLGDAAAARGALAAYRDAGADLPIVYPVVARDRASSLLGTLFALAPEPVLEP from the coding sequence ATGCCGCCCACCGTAGCCGACACCTCGACCGCCCGGGTCGCCGCGGCGATCCGCGACCCACTCCCGTGGGAGGAGTTCGTCCGCGTGGCCGGCACGCTCGAGGAGACCGGGTACACGGGGATGTTCCTTCCCGAGATCGCGGGCCGCGAGGCGTTCTCGACCCTCGCGGCGGCCGCGGAGCACACCGACCGCCTGCAGCTGGGGACCGGGGTGGTTACGACGACCTCGCGTCGCGCGCTAACGACCGCGATGGCCGCGGCCACGGTCCAGGAGATCTCGGGCGGCCGGTTCATCCTGGGATTGGGGACCGGTCCGTCGGGCCCGGGGGCGCTCGATCGGCTGCGCGACACGGTCGCGACGCTCCGGGGCCTGTTCGCCGGCGACCGGGTGGACTCGGCCGACGGGCCGGCGCGGTTGCGTGCGCCCCCCGCGGATCCGCCTCCGGTCTGGCTCGCCGCGCTCGGTCCGAAGGCGGCGCATCTGGCCGGTGAGATCGCGGACGGCGTCCTGCTGAACTGGTGCACACCCGAGCGCGTGGCCGCCGCGCGGCAGGAGGTCCGCAGGGGGGCGGAGTCGGCAGGTCGTGATCCGGCGCAGGTCGTCGTCGCGGTCTACATCCGGGCCTGCGTCGGACTCGAGGACGACGCCGCGATCGCGGTCCTGCGAACGGCCACCGCGGAGTACGCGGCGATCCCCGCCTACCGCCGGCAGTTCGAGCGCGCGGGCTTCGCGAATGAAGCGGCGGTCGCCGGTGCGGCGCATCGCGACCGACGCCCCCGAGATGTGCCGGAGTCCCTCGTCCGTGCGGTGACCGTGCTCGGCGACGCCGCTGCGGCGCGCGGAGCGCTCGCCGCGTACCGGGACGCGGGCGCCGACCTCCCGATCGTGTACCCGGTGGTGGCGCGGGATCGTGCTTCCTCGCTCCTCGGGACGCTCTTCGCGCTGGCTCCGGAGCCCGTGCTCGAACCCTGA
- a CDS encoding alpha/beta fold hydrolase has translation MTESIVAQEPVRFSTADGVSLEGEVRRPADGPARGGAVLCHPHPKEGGSKDHPLLWALRSDLSRRGFAVLSFNFRGVMGSSGTYGGGHAELHDARAAIDRVRTETDGGTLLVGWSFGANVALRLAVDDTRIAGLAAIGLPLGTRRVRLPPLPDPPALRGLRAPVLLLAGEHDIFCPSDELRALGAQLRDARVEITPGTDHYYWRREPIAAEQVGAFASTVVLSD, from the coding sequence ATGACCGAGTCCATCGTCGCACAGGAGCCCGTCCGGTTCTCCACGGCCGATGGCGTCTCGCTCGAAGGCGAGGTGCGCCGCCCGGCAGACGGACCCGCCCGCGGCGGCGCCGTCCTCTGCCATCCCCACCCGAAGGAGGGTGGCAGCAAGGACCACCCGCTGCTGTGGGCACTGCGTTCCGATCTTTCGCGTCGCGGATTCGCCGTGCTGTCGTTCAACTTCCGAGGGGTGATGGGTTCGTCGGGTACCTATGGAGGTGGTCATGCCGAGCTGCATGACGCACGTGCCGCGATCGACCGCGTCCGCACCGAAACCGACGGCGGGACACTGCTCGTCGGCTGGTCGTTCGGAGCCAACGTCGCGCTCCGGCTGGCCGTGGACGACACCCGCATCGCCGGGCTCGCGGCGATCGGCCTGCCGCTCGGAACGCGGCGGGTGCGTCTCCCGCCGCTCCCAGATCCTCCCGCGCTGCGCGGGCTCCGGGCGCCGGTCCTATTGCTGGCCGGCGAGCACGACATCTTCTGTCCCTCGGACGAGCTGCGCGCGCTCGGGGCGCAGCTCCGCGACGCGCGTGTGGAGATCACACCGGGAACCGATCACTACTACTGGCGCCGGGAACCGATCGCCGCCGAACAGGTCGGGGCCTTCGCGTCGACGGTAGTTCTGTCCGACTAA
- a CDS encoding ABC transporter permease, whose protein sequence is MSAGQSTVEAGGARAPSARPSIPRVFWTIHRRERLTKVASALLLAFGALILFGPFLLLAFLSFNDSQILSFGFQGFTLRFYEEALSDPAMRESLRNSLLVAGLTTPICVILGTLGAFGIARFVFPGRGVVAGSMTLPLVVPSLLVGVGALVTFSKIDIPLSLYTVGVMHIVVGFPLVMAIVIAALYRFDRSLEEAALDLGATRKELVWFVLLPYLVPALAAAAIFVFGWSFNSFTVTFFTVGGERMFTVWVFSRLRQGTNLPMVNAVSTLVTFVTVIVVYFAYYLLRRSAIRSGQDVRNLVAGGPQQ, encoded by the coding sequence GTGAGCGCGGGGCAGTCGACGGTCGAGGCGGGTGGGGCGCGTGCCCCGTCCGCCCGCCCGTCGATCCCTCGCGTCTTCTGGACGATCCACCGGCGCGAACGGCTCACGAAGGTCGCGTCTGCTCTGTTGCTCGCGTTCGGCGCGCTGATCCTGTTCGGGCCGTTCCTGTTGCTGGCGTTCCTCAGCTTCAACGACTCGCAGATCCTGTCGTTCGGCTTCCAGGGGTTCACCCTCCGGTTCTACGAGGAGGCCCTCTCGGATCCGGCGATGCGCGAGTCGCTGCGGAACTCCCTGCTCGTCGCCGGTCTGACGACCCCGATATGCGTGATCCTCGGGACCCTGGGAGCGTTCGGGATTGCTCGATTCGTCTTCCCTGGGCGAGGGGTGGTCGCGGGTTCGATGACGCTTCCGCTCGTGGTGCCCTCGCTGCTGGTGGGCGTCGGGGCCCTCGTGACCTTCAGCAAGATCGACATCCCGCTGTCGCTCTACACGGTCGGCGTGATGCACATCGTCGTGGGCTTCCCGCTCGTGATGGCGATCGTGATCGCGGCGCTCTACCGGTTCGATCGCTCCTTGGAGGAGGCCGCGCTCGACCTGGGCGCGACGCGCAAGGAACTGGTGTGGTTCGTGTTGCTGCCGTACCTGGTTCCGGCGCTGGCCGCCGCCGCGATCTTCGTGTTCGGGTGGTCGTTCAACAGCTTCACGGTCACCTTCTTCACGGTCGGAGGGGAACGGATGTTCACGGTATGGGTGTTCTCGCGCCTGCGCCAGGGCACGAACCTCCCGATGGTGAACGCGGTGTCGACCCTCGTCACGTTCGTGACGGTGATCGTCGTGTACTTCGCCTACTACCTTCTCCGGCGCTCCGCGATCCGCTCCGGGCAGGACGTCCGCAATCTCGTTGCCGGGGGTCCGCAGCAGTGA
- the fdxA gene encoding ferredoxin — MTYTIAEPCIDVKDRACVDECPVDCIYEGARMLYIHPDECVDCGACEPVCPVTAIFYEDDVPAEWKRFTPINAEFFEDAISGIGSPGGAAQVGPQATDHPTVAEWASA, encoded by the coding sequence ATGACGTACACGATCGCGGAACCCTGCATCGACGTGAAGGACCGCGCCTGTGTGGACGAGTGCCCGGTGGACTGCATCTACGAGGGAGCCCGCATGCTCTACATCCACCCGGATGAGTGCGTCGACTGCGGCGCGTGCGAACCCGTGTGCCCGGTCACCGCGATCTTCTACGAGGACGACGTCCCCGCCGAGTGGAAGCGGTTCACCCCGATCAACGCGGAGTTCTTCGAGGATGCCATCAGCGGGATCGGCTCGCCGGGCGGTGCCGCCCAGGTCGGGCCGCAAGCGACGGACCATCCCACCGTCGCGGAGTGGGCATCCGCCTGA
- a CDS encoding ABC transporter permease: MSAQISSSGVAFGRRTAAAVLASPVLTLLAFFAAPLIYLTWVSFTHADITGDGSFTLDNYTEVLGEPIYRSVFIDTIFITVTAMLILFVVAFPIASFLAFRAGKWEIPMLLALVLTDELNPLIRLYAWQIVMNKEGVINKLLQGLGVIEQPLTILFTKTAVIIVLATGSLAFVVIPIYAALKTVNRSLIEAARDLGASWFTILREVLLPLSATGFIAAIIIVFVPMLSDFASPAVVGGREGYMIASLIEEEFNARGDWGVGSALSFVVLAISSLMVWLSIKISKVGRLQA; the protein is encoded by the coding sequence GTGAGCGCGCAGATCTCGAGTTCCGGTGTGGCGTTCGGCCGGCGAACGGCCGCGGCGGTCCTCGCGAGTCCGGTGCTGACGCTGCTCGCGTTCTTCGCGGCTCCCCTGATCTATCTGACGTGGGTGAGCTTCACGCACGCCGACATCACCGGCGACGGAAGCTTCACGCTCGACAACTACACGGAGGTGCTCGGGGAGCCCATCTACCGAAGCGTCTTCATCGACACGATCTTCATCACGGTCACGGCGATGTTGATCCTGTTCGTGGTGGCGTTCCCGATCGCGAGCTTCCTCGCCTTCCGAGCCGGCAAGTGGGAGATCCCGATGCTGCTGGCCCTCGTGTTGACCGACGAACTGAATCCGCTGATCCGGCTGTACGCGTGGCAGATCGTGATGAACAAGGAGGGGGTCATCAACAAGCTGCTCCAGGGACTCGGGGTCATCGAGCAACCGCTCACGATCCTGTTCACGAAGACCGCCGTGATCATCGTGCTCGCGACGGGATCCCTCGCCTTCGTCGTGATCCCGATCTACGCTGCGTTGAAGACGGTGAACCGCAGTTTGATCGAGGCCGCGCGTGATCTCGGAGCCAGCTGGTTCACGATCCTGCGGGAGGTGCTGCTCCCGCTCTCGGCGACGGGATTCATCGCGGCGATCATCATCGTGTTCGTCCCGATGCTGTCGGACTTCGCATCGCCGGCGGTCGTCGGCGGGCGAGAGGGGTACATGATCGCGTCCCTGATCGAGGAGGAGTTCAACGCTCGCGGGGACTGGGGGGTCGGATCGGCGCTGAGCTTCGTCGTGCTCGCGATCTCGTCGCTGATGGTGTGGCTGAGCATCAAGATCTCGAAGGTGGGGCGGTTGCAGGCATGA
- a CDS encoding inorganic phosphate transporter yields the protein MVNPSDVLVGALAVTFVVVNGSNDGAALVASGLSIRALAPGVAIALSALAVALVPAVVGTRVATTLADRMVSFGEQGGRAALASAVAASLLVVGVLIRLRLPTSMTVAIVGGIAGAGVGAGLEVGWGTIALVLGLAVAAPLLGFAIALAAMRLVQLRGATSAPAARRLRRGHIVGYCAQAVAYGVNDAQKMYAVTAVLFAASSDPVLARPLPSLAIAGGFAAGAVIGLPRQASTVATGVLALRPLQTVVGEFATAAAVIGTGLLGAPVSSTQTMLGALVGTGVSQGSRRVRWRIAAQLLVAWAITMPAAFVVGLALGAVTA from the coding sequence ATGGTGAACCCCTCCGACGTGCTGGTCGGCGCCCTGGCGGTGACGTTCGTCGTGGTCAACGGCTCGAATGACGGCGCCGCCCTCGTCGCGAGCGGCCTGTCGATCCGGGCGCTCGCTCCCGGGGTGGCGATCGCCCTCTCGGCGCTGGCGGTCGCTCTCGTCCCGGCGGTGGTGGGAACCCGGGTCGCCACCACGCTGGCCGATCGCATGGTGTCCTTCGGCGAGCAGGGTGGACGGGCGGCGCTCGCCTCGGCGGTGGCGGCCTCGCTGCTCGTGGTGGGAGTCCTGATCCGTCTCCGGTTGCCGACGAGCATGACCGTCGCGATCGTCGGGGGGATCGCCGGGGCGGGTGTCGGTGCGGGCCTGGAGGTCGGCTGGGGAACGATCGCACTCGTCCTGGGACTCGCCGTCGCCGCTCCCCTGCTGGGGTTCGCGATCGCGTTGGCCGCGATGCGCCTCGTCCAGCTACGAGGCGCCACGTCGGCCCCCGCGGCCCGCCGACTGCGTCGTGGCCATATCGTCGGGTACTGTGCGCAGGCCGTGGCCTACGGTGTGAACGACGCGCAGAAGATGTATGCGGTGACGGCGGTCCTGTTCGCCGCATCGTCGGATCCGGTGCTCGCCCGACCGCTCCCGTCGCTCGCGATCGCGGGAGGGTTCGCAGCCGGCGCCGTGATCGGGCTCCCACGGCAGGCCTCGACGGTCGCCACCGGGGTCCTCGCCCTCCGACCCCTGCAGACGGTCGTCGGCGAGTTCGCGACCGCGGCGGCGGTGATCGGCACCGGGCTGCTCGGGGCGCCGGTCAGCTCCACCCAGACGATGCTCGGCGCTCTCGTCGGGACCGGAGTGAGCCAGGGATCTCGTCGGGTCCGATGGCGGATCGCCGCCCAGCTCCTGGTCGCCTGGGCGATCACGATGCCCGCTGCGTTCGTGGTCGGGCTCGCGCTGGGAGCGGTGACGGCGTGA
- a CDS encoding extracellular solute-binding protein has product MVNKHLWKVGPIALALALTMGACGGDDDDEPTDAGTSAAPAGPLTGEVTIFAYEDTLFPFIQEPFQEANPDLEVNGVAFGDASDTVTKLRGGFQADVVETCAGEMNQLIQGELLQPIDTSRIETWDQIYAFMKDGVDVEVDGEFWMAPTQGGIDGIVYNADRIPEGTITGYQTLFEGDWEGQIALENDSTDSMPMVAAALGFENVFDLTSEQIEQVRDYLINSDRVRTVFDEDAQLINLMEQEEILAVQAGPELVRVLNKEGGNFAFVTPEEGSVSWVCGLSISENAENLDASYAFINHMLDPEIQNSVAEELEYWGSNPAILDVASQKTIDNLRLDEAEDVISTAVPETTPENIDEWEDAWRQYLAS; this is encoded by the coding sequence GTGGTGAACAAGCACCTGTGGAAGGTGGGCCCGATCGCGCTCGCGCTCGCTCTGACGATGGGCGCGTGTGGCGGCGACGACGACGACGAGCCGACCGACGCGGGCACGAGCGCCGCGCCGGCGGGACCGTTGACCGGCGAGGTCACGATCTTCGCCTACGAGGACACGCTCTTCCCGTTCATCCAAGAGCCGTTCCAGGAGGCCAACCCCGATCTCGAGGTCAACGGTGTCGCCTTCGGCGACGCCTCGGACACGGTCACGAAGCTGCGCGGCGGGTTCCAGGCCGACGTGGTCGAGACCTGTGCCGGTGAGATGAACCAGTTGATCCAGGGCGAGCTGTTGCAGCCGATCGACACGAGTCGAATCGAGACCTGGGATCAGATCTACGCCTTCATGAAGGACGGCGTCGACGTCGAGGTCGACGGTGAGTTCTGGATGGCGCCGACCCAGGGCGGCATCGACGGCATCGTCTACAACGCCGATCGGATCCCGGAGGGCACGATCACCGGCTACCAGACCCTGTTCGAGGGGGACTGGGAGGGCCAGATCGCGCTGGAGAACGACTCGACGGACTCGATGCCGATGGTGGCGGCCGCGCTCGGGTTCGAGAACGTGTTCGACCTTACCTCCGAGCAGATCGAGCAGGTGCGTGACTACCTGATCAACTCGGACCGCGTTCGGACCGTCTTCGACGAGGACGCGCAGCTGATCAACCTGATGGAGCAGGAGGAGATCCTCGCGGTGCAGGCCGGCCCCGAGCTCGTCCGCGTCCTGAACAAGGAGGGCGGCAACTTCGCGTTCGTCACCCCGGAAGAGGGCTCGGTGTCGTGGGTGTGCGGGCTGAGCATCTCCGAGAACGCGGAGAACCTCGACGCCTCGTACGCCTTCATCAACCACATGCTCGACCCGGAGATCCAGAACTCGGTCGCCGAGGAGCTCGAATACTGGGGCTCGAACCCGGCGATCCTGGACGTGGCCAGTCAGAAGACGATCGACAACCTGCGTCTCGACGAGGCCGAGGACGTCATCTCGACGGCTGTTCCCGAGACCACGCCCGAGAACATCGACGAGTGGGAAGACGCGTGGCGTCAGTACCTTGCCTCCTGA